agaattaggggtgaaaaccgacgcCTTCAGCgtggtttttgggcaaaaccaaGACCCTACCGACATCTGCCATGAGAGCTTAGAATCGGCCAAAACCGGTCAATTGGGGGAGAGAACCGATATTATCGGTCTCAATGCGGCGCGGTTTGGTTCTTCTGTCTACTGTCAGCGTCTCTGTGACGAAGGAGGGATGCCACATTGTCTGCCATGAGAGTTTATAAGAAAGTTGCAGACGAGGAAATAACGTGaattgaggaagaagaagacgcgaggaagaaggagaaggggGGTTATTAATCCATTttgaaacggcaccgtttggcTTAAAAGCCAAATGATGCCGttctattatgttttttttttttttttaacttccagGCCTAAAACGACACAAtttcactcatttaagtgaaacgatGCCGTTTCATTTACATATATTTCGAATATATATAAACAGTCGGCCAGTTCAGCATTTTTTTCCTGGTTCAAACCAGCGCCGAACTGGCCGACATCAGTTTTCATATATTCTTGCCGCATGCCGACCAGTTCCCTGCTGGTTTCGATGGCTGGTCTGAGTCGAAGCCGGCCGGTTTTCTCGGTTCCTGTATAGCCctagttagaatataatttttttaagagtggtTCTATACAGAAGTCTTGTACACTGCACACTGTGTCTGgcacatcttttttttttctcccaaatTTGAAATTCGCAGTTAGTTATTAACTTGAAAAAGCCTGCACAATGGGGTCCAACATTAGTCATCATTCCTACTTCTCTCTTGGCAGTCGCATCTCCATACTTCTCTCTTTCACTTCAACTATTGTGCAGCACAATAGTTGAAGTGAAAGAGAGAAGTATGGAGATGCGACTAGAGGTGTAAATCGGTCTGGTGGGGGGTGATGAACCGATTTTCATGGACCAAACCGAACACTCATAGGGATCGGACCTGACCGGTAGCTATCAATCCAGTCCAGTCCGTTCGGTCCGgcccaattattttattatttttttttcatcttttttttgcaaataaattaataaaaaaattatttaaattactaaaattgaaattaagtaaattatttaaattactaaaataaaaattaagtgaattattaatgtggattatgtaactaattttttgaaaaaatatttaactataattatatttatgatgttgatattTACTACTTACTAATTTAGACCTTACtttttagtatgcataattattaataatgccatacattttatatatggttaatgaatatcaaataactTCATTGCATatagattattcatgcttgcttgcaatttaggtatttaaaaaaaattacctagttactttaattaagtgtaaatagtagattatgtatgaatgtatgatgtattaattatttatatataatgacataaattatcacatgatttatgatttattatatgatagcataaattattttatattttatacggtcaatgataataaattaaatgaaaattacattattaacttatataattaatatataaaaataatatatcaaattattaaaaatattttaaatatatatatagttcgatCTGGTTCAAAATTTATCAACCTCGAGACCGGATCAAATTTCTTCGTTCCACAATTTGTTGGACCAAGCTTCAAAAACTGACATGGAGATAGTCCGAGACTCTGAAGACAGAGATCCAGGCGAGATTTACAGAAAATTTTAACAACCGGTGAACAAAACTTCAAGAAGGGATTTTCTCATAAACGTTTCACCAAATGGATTTTTCTCTCAAGGCAAAATAAAAACacagaaataaataaagatctTATTTACTCAGCAAAGGGAAGTTGTTTtctgaagagaagagaaaagcatGGGAGGAGAAAGAGAAGCAACGGCTCAGCAAAGGGAAATTGGCTTctgaagagaagagagaagcaTGAGGGGAGAAAGAGAAGCAACGGGGGCGAGAAATAAGTTGGTTTCGAACCATGATGTGGAAAACCCGGTCTACGGGTGTGCTGTGGAAAACCAGCCtccaaatagatttttttattttttaatataatttttgttttgaaatttaaaaaagttgtattgtttttcatgttttatttagaagttttgaaatttgtaatgattagtaatgattaaatgaaaatcttgaagatttgaaatgaaaaaatgtttaagtgatgtttgagaaggaaattatgagaactTTTGAGaagaggagatgagatgagatcatcttacttcccaaacaagcccttagtcttcttttattgttttaacAAAAAGTTAGTGGTAGGAGTGCGGGGCTTGTTCTTTGGAAggagttttagatttagaaaaattctaaatataagcTCCATATTTTTGTacattacttaaaaatatgtgattttatttttttatctctatatttcatatttcatattttttatgcaaagtgtgGAGCTTCTGTGTAGCATGTACCTACAACGTCTGCTGTTTCTTAACAGCCATTGCTTTCATGAACTTTATTGCCTGTAAGCTATATCCTGCAGCTCAGCTTCCTCAAGCATATATGAAAGAGATGACGAAGTACCAACTACCACGGCTGTTGTGTTATCTGTGGATAATTCACAATCTCTATCTCGAAGAACCAGGCTACTGAAAGGTGACAACCAGTTTGGTTTCCAAACAGATGGATCATATAAGCCGAGTTCTGTTGATGGAGGGTAAGATTGCACCGTACTATTTAACTTTCTCTCTGTGCTGTTTCTTTTATTATCTGTTTCCCGAACGACCTTTCTTTTAACCCATATTTGACCTACTCCTTTTTCTTAATCTATACTTTTGAGTTTTGCAACACTTTTATCGATAAGCATGTGCAAATTCCCCCCTCTAAATATACATCAGAACATGCTTTCAGTTCCTCTTTTGATGACCATGACGAGGAGGGTGCTCTGGAAGATGCTGCCTCAGATGGGCATATGTCGTCAGTTGGGATCAATGGTGGAAATGGTAATCTAAAGGATGCCAAAACTCTTCCTCGCCAGACACCAATATGGCTTTTGAATTCCACTCCAGATGAATTTCTTGTAAGGTTTCTCATAATTCAATctcattttatgttttgttttgctatTCTCATATGAAGCTTGGgttgttatattatatgtaggAGACAATAGAGAAGAGTGATGCTCCGCTTCATGTGAGGTATTTGCAAACCATGGTTGAGTGCCTCTGCATGCTTGGCAAAGTTGCAGCTGCTGGTGCTATAATATGGTTTGTTATCTTTCCAACATATTTCTCTTAGATTCTGTTTGAAGCAttgtttagaaagaattaaatttcCTCTAGAGATGTGTTGGACAGATCTCCATAATTATATTTGTTGTATTTCATTTTCTCACTCTAGAAGATAGATTTTTTTGGATTGTGTTTCTTTCTCCCCTTTATCCTTTCCTTAATGGATCTGGTCTGTCTTAATGGATCTGGTCTGTCTTTTTTTGGATTGTGTTTCTCATTCCAGACAATTTTACTAACTGTTTTGTCaatgtttatgttttatttgtattgaCTGTTCTATCCTACAAAACATTAACTTCGTATATGCAACTAAATCACCATCAAATACCATCAATGTTATCTCATAaatagtgagattttttttattattagtagaGTGCTTGAGATTTTAACAGTGCCAATATGGTTTCTTAAATGGAACCTCTGGATTGAATATCCGTAGAATATACGGCCAAATTCATTTACTAATTAAAATTATCAGATTCTATTTGTCCTGGATAATTGGAATTACTGAATACCTTCAGAAGAGTGGTGGGATGATGTCAATGAAGAGTGTCTATTTAGCTTTCTGACTAATTTTATGCCTTTATTTACATTCGGTTTTAGACTTTAGTGGCACAATTTTTAGAGTAGATGCAGAAAGAGTTTTGAATGTTTAATTGGGATGTGTGGGCAAGGAATTCTAGCACCACCTAGTTGATTGGCATGAAATTCAGTCTCCTTTGCTCTGTGGAGGTTTAGAGGTTGTTATCTGCTAATCCTGAATGTTCTAAAGCCAAAGATGTTGCAAACTGTAGAGACTGTAGTCTCAACTCTTTTAGATCCAGTGTTCCATgattttggaaattttattgaacacatacgttttgaatataatttgtgATCAAGACTGAGTTACATTGAACAggtgtatttgtattttttaagttatggGAATTTCATTCCAATATGTACATTATGATGACATAAAtgttattcattttgttttgcaaCAGCCAAAGATTGCGACCGGCAATTCATGAGATAATCACATCCAAGATTAAAGCTCATGCAGAACTTGTTAATTCTTCAAGGTCTGGCATCGGTCAGGGTGAGCAAAATGCTACTCCAGGTCttcattttatgaaagaaaagctAGAAAGCTTCCAGTTCCCCAAACAAAAGCATCAGAATGGGATATCTCTGGCTGGGACTCTTTCGGCGGTTAGTCCTGTCTCACCTGTGATGGCTCCCACAGGAAGAGCACAGGCTGCCACAAGGGAGCTTCTGGATTCAATTTTGGACACAGTTGTTCGAATATTTGGTGAGATAACTACTTTCTTATCTTTTACTCTACTTTTAATGTTGAACCTAACTTTCTCAATATTACTCGTTCAGAGAATCATGTCGTCATTGGAGAGATTTTGGAATCAAAATCCACTCATCAAATTGAAGTGAACACACCAAGATCAAGGCCAACAGATTGGAACCCTGATTCTGAAGCATCTCAAGTCACTGGGGGCTACAGCATTGGCTTCTCCTTGACTGTTTTGCAGGTAACCTAGCAGCTTTAAATTGTTGCTTAATGCCTGATAATGAATTTGAAGACcattcaacaaaaacaaaaacaactatTAATTAACCTGGGAATGAGCGGGCATGATCCCTCTCCAACTTATTCTTTTAACTAATGCTTCTTTAATGTGCCAAAGAGTGAGTGTCAACAATTCATTTGTGAGATTCTGCGGGCAACGCCCAAAGCTACGTCGGCAGATGCTGCTGTACAAACAGCTAGACTTGCAAGCAAGGCCCCTTCCAAAGAAAAGAGGCAAGAACCTTTAAATGCAAATCTCTATTATGTGATATTCCTTGGATCACGTTTTCTATCTTTTCAAATTCAGGTTCTTTTTTTAAGTTACTGCTTGGGGGCTAATTGTTCAtatttcttcctttccttctaATTATGATAATTTAGCTTTAAAAGTACACCTAGAGAGGCCATATCCTGGTGTCATTTCCTATCATAAGAGATTGAATTCTCACCTTTTTTGTCAAACAATCATGTAATATGTCATGTTTATGGGTTTCAGGGACCGGTCAGAGGATAGTCTTACCTTTGCTTTTCGTTTTACAGAAACAACAATATCTATTCATAACCAGGGTATGCTGAAGATGCATTACTCACATTTCCTGGATTATTTCTCCATACAtagttagattttttattaggTGATTGAATCAATTTGTATGGGATCCTTTAATGAccataaaattatcttatttattgTACTCTCAAATCCTTATTCGACAAGGAGGGAGTAGGAGGGGTCCCAATGTATTGCAAGAAGGTTATGGATCTGCAACAGTCTTACCTGAGCAAGGCATATATCTAGCTGCATCTATATATCGACCTGTGCTTCAGGTTTTGGACTGTCATTGAAATATGTATGTTCGCTTAGTGGGTTTGTTGTTGACCTTTTCTGACCACATATTCTCTGCAGTTTACAGATAAGGTTGCTTCAATGCTGCCGAAAAAGTATGCCCAGCTTGGGTAAGCTCAAAACTCTTGTAGTCTCTACTTGTTCAGTGTTATTGCTCATACAAAGGATCACCACTTTGCATGAAATAACTTTTTTCGTACTCTCTGTCTTACATACAGTTTTCTCATTTCTTGCTTAACTGAAATTGGAATATGGCTCTGCATGAGTAGGGAGATTTGGATGTGGAGGAATGCATCTTGAcattttgctttaatttttgtgttCTTATAATTCTGCTAAGTTTCAACCTATATCATTTTATTctactacttataaaaaaaaaaaaatcattttattctactaattatttttttacgatTGGTCGACAGTGGGGAAACGTTGTAAATTCAGTGCCACAAATCCTCTTTATATCACTTGGTTTGTGCATTTGAACTCTCCAATTCTTAAACTGCAGGAATGATGGATTGCTTTCATTTGTGGAAAACTTCGTGAAGGACCACTTTTTACCAACCATGTTTGTAGACTACCGGAAAAGCGTACAGCAAGCTATATCAAGCAAGTTCTTTAATCTATTTTCCCATGGTCCttatttaacaatattgtttAGAACTGATAACTTGAATtggtctctcactctctctctctcgttgtaTCTCAAGGTGCTAACTTTATCTATTCAAATGCTTTAAGAAGTTATAATATCAATTCCCGAGGCCCATCTAATTGCTGTTATCTCTTGTCATACTTGCACTTGTATGCAAGAGCCTCATGGAGCCATAAGTCTGGCACTTTGagaagtaatttattttattttttgaaaggggcaaagctcaagtacacattttttaacaaatagaACACAAAATCTGCAACCCCCTTTGAAGGAATCAGTTACatttggaaaaccaaaacaaaacaaaccagTGGAGCTAAATATCTAGGTGGAAccaatgtaatttttttttaataagctcGGGTGCTTATGTAGAGTAATCTTAACACCCTCATAAGCTCTACCATTGTGTTTTCTTAGAACTCTTTACATAAATCACTCTGGCCTATCCCTGCCACTGCTTTCCAGACTAAAAACTCAAGCACAGATGTAGACTTAACCGAATTTGTACAGGAGACCACAATCTGCTGGCCATATAACATTAAGAAGTAGCTGGACAATAGAATCTTTGCCTGCCTTGCAAATTGAGCTTCCACTGTTGTAAAATGtctattttgtaaaatttccgATGTTAATATGCTCCCAGAGGATACAGTCTGTGATTGGAAAAGGCTATAGTGCAACACAGCATTTTCATGTTGCTTTTGGCATTTAAAGCTACTGAAGTTTCAGAAAGAATGAAATACCTTTACACTATTTAACCATATAGAGAAGTCTTTTCTAttcctttatattttaaatccgTGCTGCATCTACAATAGGTATGGTAGTTCGATGACTCGTTGAGTGGTTATTTGATGATGCCTATGTCCCTGGACACATGTTGATCTTAGTCTTttgcctcttcttcttcttcttcttcttcttttctttccagcTGCATCTACAATAGGATCTTATGTATGAGTGATCTTATAGGTCCGGCTGCATTTCGGCCAAAGGCGCATGCTGCTTCCGCTTATACTCCATTGGTCGAGAAGGGTAGACCAGTCTTACAAGGGCTTTTGGCTATTGATTTCTTAGCTAAAGAGGCAAGTCTTGTGTTTCACATCTTAGTAGAATCCCCCCCAAAATATTCTGCACAAGTCAATTGGATTCACAAGATCTATTTCTGGCTCTATTCTGAATATATGTTTAACAGTTTCTAGAAATTATCTTTTATGCATATATTTGGGTATTTCGGCCATGTAACttaaacttatttaattattccaGGTGCTTGGTTGGGCTCAAGCAATGCCTAAATTTGCTGGTGATCTTGTGAAGTATGTGCAGACTTTCCTTGAGCGTACATATGAGAGATGTCGTACATCATACATGGAGGCATGGGTTTCTCTATTTTCACTCCTTTTGACTTGTTACATATTTGCAATCATTATTTTTGGttatatttttcttcctccattttttttgtgataagtttatcctttattttctatttccttGCATAATGGGATTTGCTTTTGCCTGCTCATAATTAGTTGGATTTGTGGTGCTTTATGCCATGATTTAAACAGGAATAAAAACTCCTAATTGAAATAATgcttattattcataatttttttttatctcctttTCTGTTCCGCCACTAGATATTTAGTTCACTGCCTGTTCTCCTTCATATTCCATCTAGTGTTAGTGAGCAGACCATTGGTtccatttaataattttgaattaaatttttatcattttttgtcGTAAGTTCCACTGTTTGAATATTCACATGTTGTATTTTTATCTCCcctatattttttagaactttcCTATGTTAACATTATAAGATGTACCAGTGATGTGTTATCATCATTTGATAATTGAGGATATTGATCATAAATTGGCATTTGGATAGATTGATCAAAACAACATTGAAGTGTTGACATTGCATATTGTTTTTGCTGTATAAATTCACTCctaaattaatgttttgataTTGGTGCAGATTTAAGTTGGTGGTTATAATTGCATTAGTAAATTGGTTTATGTAATGATATAGCTGTACAACTTGCGATTAATGCAAGTACGGTACCCATTAGGAAATTATACACATTTTAGATCACCTATTACGGAGATAAGTAATCATACACACGCCTAAATTCAATCCTTATGCTATGTAATGCtagaaaattcaaataaatactTGGTCTCGATTTCGTATCTGTAATCAAACCTTTTAAAGAGGTGGCTCATAACTGCTGCAATTCATATTTGTCGGTGATTACGTGTCTTGGAGGCGCAAAGGAGGACCCTTAGTACAGACACCATGCACTCAATTTTGTGAATGTTTAAAGAAaccttttttgataagtaaacctTTATTGCTTCTCAAAATCTTTTTCATAACATT
This window of the Juglans regia cultivar Chandler chromosome 12, Walnut 2.0, whole genome shotgun sequence genome carries:
- the LOC109013848 gene encoding exocyst complex component SEC8-like isoform X3; the protein is MYTCTTKVNTAISCSSASSSIYERDDEVPTTTAVVLSVDNSQSLSRRTRLLKGDNQFGFQTDGSYKPSSVDGGSSFDDHDEEGALEDAASDGHMSSVGINGGNGNLKDAKTLPRQTPIWLLNSTPDEFLETIEKSDAPLHVRYLQTMVECLCMLGKVAAAGAIICQRLRPAIHEIITSKIKAHAELVNSSRSGIGQGEQNATPGLHFMKEKLESFQFPKQKHQNGISLAGTLSAVSPVSPVMAPTGRAQAATRELLDSILDTVVRIFENHVVIGEILESKSTHQIEVNTPRSRPTDWNPDSEASQVTGGYSIGFSLTVLQSECQQFICEILRATPKATSADAAVQTARLASKAPSKEKRDRSEDSLTFAFRFTETTISIHNQGGSRRGPNVLQEGYGSATVLPEQGIYLAASIYRPVLQFTDKVASMLPKKYAQLGNDGLLSFVENFVKDHFLPTMFVDYRKSVQQAISSPAAFRPKAHAASAYTPLVEKGRPVLQGLLAIDFLAKEVLGWAQAMPKFAGDLVKYVQTFLERTYERCRTSYMEAVLEKQSYMLIGRYDIEKLMRLDPASSCLPNSLGQSNMDSNAPDAESVEVELELSNLLLALRPIKQENLIRDDNKLILLASLSDSLEYVADLIERLGQINSRASIQIEETPKDHHTRTSSAPTRDLASFSDEYRKLAIDCLKVLRVEMQLETIFHMQEMATREYLEDLDAEEPDDFIISLTAQIMRRDEAMGPFVACPKRNYIFGGICSIAANASIKALADMRSVNLFGVQQICRNSIALEQALAAIPSINSEAVQQRLDRVRTYYELLSMPFEALLAFIVEHEHVFTTAEYANLLKVQVPGRAIPADAQDRVSEIFSH